In Eupeodes corollae chromosome 3, idEupCoro1.1, whole genome shotgun sequence, a single genomic region encodes these proteins:
- the LOC129952070 gene encoding uncharacterized protein LOC129952070 — translation MTLTRSMCVFFVLALSIIALSYGYPGKEKAKIRIHVPVKHHTHVHTKTIIKKVTVPVPIPIKEHVPEKEIKYEVEEEDDDDFGGYHYPKSNIHKKKRKIHHPFI, via the exons ATGACATTGACCAGGAGT ATGTGCGTCTTTTTTGTGTTAGCCCTGAGCATCATAGCTCTTTCATATGGTTACCCTGGAAAAGAAAAAGCGAA AATTCGAATTCACGTTCCAGTAAAACACCACACTCACGTCCATACAAAAACCATTATCAAGAAAGTTACAGTTCCAGTTCCGATTCCCATTAAGGAACACGTTCCGGAAAAGGAGATCAAATACGAAGTTGAAgaggaagatgatgatgatttcgGAGGATACCATTATCcaaaatcaaatattcataagaaaaaacgaaaaatacatCATCCATTTATTTAG